Proteins from a genomic interval of Macrobrachium nipponense isolate FS-2020 chromosome 28, ASM1510439v2, whole genome shotgun sequence:
- the LOC135201879 gene encoding small ribosomal subunit protein uS5m-like, whose translation MAKNLNRGQIIGLGSENVQWPGLSGPVLRGKELVQQQKLPKDEEREAKLLKLRDNMGVFRPLRIDPLERGWSGTKMPGRSIGPPDPIGEDTFEGFDTKVLEFKTVTHMSGIFGRKKRMSLFVVTGNGNGLGGFALARSTTVPGVIKKAKNRASQKLIYFERYNGHTHYVGGMFIE comes from the exons ATGGCAAAGAATCTAAATAGGGGCCAGATTATTGGCCTAG gtaGTGAAAATGTTCAGTGGCCTGGTCTCAGTGGTCCAGTTTTGCGTGGAAAGGAACTTGTTCAGCAGCAAAAACTACcaaaagatgaagagagagaagcaaaacttTTGAAGTTACGTGACAACATGGGTGTTTTTCGCCCTTTGCGTATTGATCCCCTAGAAAGAGGTTGGAGTGGTACAAAAATGCCTGGAAGAAGCATAGGGCCTCCAGATCCAATTGGTGAAG ATACGTTTGAAGGGTTTGATACCAAAGTACTAGAGTTCAAAACTGTGACACACATGAGTGGCATCTTTGGGCGAAAAAAGCGAATGAGTTTGTTTGTTGTCACAGGAAATGGCAATGGCTTAGGTGGATTTGCTCTTGCTAGATCTACCACGGTTCCTGGAGtaataaaaaaggcaaagaacAGGGCTTCTCAAAAGCTTATATACTTTGAAAGATACAATGGACATACAC